Sequence from the Planctomycetota bacterium genome:
CGTTCTGCCCCACCGTGTTCTGACGCTCTTCGAGGAACTCATCGCGGCGGGGATGGCGTCCGGCGACCATGCCGGGCTCGCCTGCACAGCGCTCCTCGAGGCCATGCTGCACACGCTCGCCGACAGCCTTCGTTTGCTCGTGACAGATCAAAAGAGCGGCGAACGACGCGCCTTCGTTACGTACCAGCGGCTGCGACGGACCCTTGAGACCCAGGCCCTTCAAGTGCGGAGCCTGTCAGACGTGGCAGCGACCTGCGGCGTGACCACGTCCTACGCGTGCAGGCTCTTTCGACGCTTCGACCGTGACAGCCCGCACCGCCGGCTGCTCCGCGTGCGGATGAGCCACGCGGCTGGACGACTGCGGACGGGCGAACGCGTGATCGACGTCGCCAGGTCTCTCGGCTACGGCGACCCGGCGCACTTCAGTCGCGCGTTCAAACAGGTCTTCGGTGCCTCGCCCACGGCCGTCCGACTCGACCCGCGACCGGGCTAGCCGACGCGGTCACGAGAGCTCGTCGACCGTTCACTCGGCGTTCATCGCAGCTGCACGGACGTCGTACATGCGATAACCGATCTCTCGGATGCCGTCGACCAAGCCGGCATGTGGGTAGTCCGTGAGACTGACGATCCCGGCGTTGAAGTTCTCTTCGTCGGGTCGGCCAGCGGGCGACTGGTCGGAGTATTGGAACCAGTGGACGCCCACGATCTGTGGGTTTTCCAAGGCACCTTCGACGTAGCTGATGTACCGCTCGCCGCGATGGGCTTGGTCGATCGCGCTGATCGACGGGCCGCCGAAGCCGCGAGTGTCGCCGCTCATGAAGTTGAACTCGCCGATCATCAGCGGCCGGTCGATGCCCTTGGGCAACCGAAGATCAGCAACCGAGGCTTGGTATGCGTTGTAGCTGACGACGTCGCAGTACCGCGCCGAGGCTCGAACAGCGACGTCGTTTCGCCAGGCAAAGCGTGCCCCGAGGTACAGCTTGTCCGGCGCAACCGCCTTGAGCTCTTCCTTGATCGTCCGGAAGTACGTTTCGCAGAGCTTCTGGTAGAAGGGCTCGAGGTCCGCTCGTGCCCGGTCCAGCTCCGGCGGCTCGTCTTGCCGCTGAAGCATGTCGTCCCACGATCCGTAGTCGGTTCCCCAGGCCGCGTTCAGCGCTTCGATGTTGCGGTGGTTGATCTGGAGGTCCTTGATCAGCTCGATCTTGGCCGCCTGGTCCGGTGGGCTTGTGAGCGCTGCGATGGCGAGGCTCGTCTCGTCACCCCAGCCCATCTCGTTGTCGACGTAGTAGCCGATGTTCCACGGATCGGTCTGCTCCTGCTCGTACTCCGCGATGGACTCGCGGGCGGCCTCGCGGAAGCCGGGATCGAAGACGTCGGGGAACTGGCCCCAGTAGCCGGTCGAGCCCTCGATGGGACGAGCACCGCTGACCCAGACGTGGGTCGTGTACGCCGTCTTCTGCCGCCGGTAGATCAGCGGATCGCCCCATGCGGCGATGGTGTTCATGCCCCAGCTGCGGACGCGGAGGTGTGCGAGATCAGCGAAGTCGTCTCGCCAGTCGTCGCCATACTTCCGCTGCAGATTTGCGTTGTAGAAGCCGAACATCGTGAACGGCAACTTGTCCTTGTAGAACCCGTGTGGGGCCCAGCTCTCGTTGACGAAGTAGTGCTCTGAGAGCTCGTCGCCTTCACGGGGCGGGAGCCACTCGAAATACGTCTCGCGATGTTCGACGCCGGTCGCACCGCTAGCACGGATGTTGAGGCAGTCCGGACCCGTGGAGAAGAACAGGCGACCGTCCGGATCGACGAGCCACCACATGCCCTCACGCTTTGTCACCCTGAAATGACCGGTCGCTTCCAGCTGCGGCCCGTCGGCCCAACCGCCGTACTGGTTGAAGCTGGACGGCCCGGAATTCGCTGCGAGGTCTGCCGCTTCCGACTCGACCTGAGCAAGCAAGTCGTCGTCCGAAGTCGCTTTGCCCGGCCACTCCGTGTGGACGTACTGGCCGTAGCGGTCGATGAACGGCAGGAACTCCGACAGCTCGATCGGCGTTACCTCGCCTTGGACGCGAAGGTTGCTGACGACGAACGACTCGTTGGACTCCGGTCGAACCGAAAACAGAATGAACTTTTCGACCTGGCTCGGGTCGATCTGCGACTGGCCCGGGGCTTCACGCATCCCGACCAGCTGGGACAAGAACGGCAACGCCCAGTCCGTCGAGTAAATCGGGAGCGAAATCGTCTCCTTCTGCCCCGCCGGAACGTCGGCGATGACGAACATTCGCAGGCTCACGTCGTCGTCGGCACCCGGGTTGTCGGCCCGCAGACCGAGTCGGATATCCCGTTCGCCGACGTTGTCGACGTCGAGCCGGACCCAGCGCCAAGCTGAAAGGTCCCATGATCCGCTTGGGGCGCTAAGCGTGATTCCCGGGTACTGGTTGTCGACGATCGCCGTGTCGACGCGCAGCCCTTGCTCGTCGATCGCCAGCGACACCGTGGCTTCCGGAGAGGCAACGCCCGTGGTGTCGAAGTCGGCGTCAAACGTCAGCAGCGGCATCGACTTGCCTGACGCCTCGACTTCCTCGACGGAGCCCTGCTCGAGCATCTGCTGGCCGCGAACCGGCAGAGCGGCGAGTCCCACACAAAGCAGCCAAGCACCGGCCGCCACGACAAGCTTGTTGAAGATCACGGTGTCGTCCTCCAGGGGTTTGTCCAGCCGCGAAAGGCCGCAGCTTCCAGCAGCTTTCTTTGGAAAGCGAAAGAGCATATGCGCGAAAGACAAGGCGATGCACGGAACTCGGGACGCAGGTCCGAATCGCTCAAACCGCCCAGAAGCCTCGTGCCGAACCGGTCTTCACCTCGCCTCGATGCGGAGCACTTGCCCAGGCGTTTCGTCGGTCAAGACGTAGAGGTGACCGTCGGGTCCGTTGCGGACGTCGCGGATGCGGCTGGGGAACTGCAGCGTTTCCTGTTCGCCGGGTTGGCCGTTGTCGTCGAACTTGATCCGGCGGATCTGCTTGAGCACCAGTCCGCCGGCGAACAGGTCGCCCTGCCACTCGGGGATCGCATCGCCTGTGTAGAAAGCGAGGCCGCTGGGTGCGATGCACGGGGTCCAGACAATCACCGGATCCTCGGCATTGTCGAGACTGGTTTCGTTACTGATCCGTGGCCCCCAGTACTCGATGCTGTACGTCGCCAGCGGCCAGCCGTAGTTCGTGCCGCGGGTGATCAGGTTGAGTTCGTCGCCGCCGCGGGCACCGTGCTCGGTGGCCCAGACGCCACGCGTCTCGGGATGGATGGCCATGCCCTGGATGTTGCGGTGGCCGTAGGTGAAGACGCCGCCGTAGTTGTCCGGGTCGTCCATGAACGGGTTGGCCGGCGCGGGCCTGCCGTGTTCGTCGAGGCGAAGGGTCTTGCCGAGATGGCTGTCCAGATCTTGGGCGTGAAGCCGGGCAAGCTTGCCGTCGACTTCGGTGGGTGGATTGCCCCCGTCGCCGATCGAAAGGAGCATCGTGCCGTCGTCAAGCCAGAGGATTCGGCTGCCGAAGTGCTGTCCGCCCGGCTTCTTCTCGGCGACCTCAAACAGCCGCTCGACGTCTTCGAGCCGCGTCATGTCGTCGCTGAGCTTGCCCCGGATCATGACCGTGTAGTTCGAGTTCCGAGTACCCGCCGAGTGGGTCAGATAGACCCATCGCGTCGCTTCGAACTCCGGGTGGAGCACGACGTCCATCAGGCCGCCCTGCCCGCGGCTGTAGATTTCGGGCAGACCGACGACGGGCTCGCTGACCAGGTTGCCTCCGCTGTCGACAACGCGAAGGCGCCCCGCCTTCTCGGTGACGAGCATCGATCCGTCCGGCAGAAACGCCAATCCCCACGGCCGCTCAAGTCCGCCGACAACTTCGACGCTGGTCCAACCCTGCGCAGCCGGCGAGGCACCAGTCTGCTCGACCGGTCCGTCCAGGTCAGCCTGTCCGCAGGCGAGCGAAGCGGTGGCGGTCAAAGCAGCAACGACAGTGAATGCCCTTGGAAGCATGGCACAACGGTACACCGCTCCAGACATCAAGATGAACCAAGAAAGCGATCCATCACTCCTTCGGCAGCATTCGAATCCGCAGCTTCGAGAACCTCACCGTGTCACCAGGTGAGCCTTCGGCCGCGACCAGTGCAAACCGCACCGACGAACGCCAATCATCTTCCGGTCGCCCGCGGTGTTTGGTTGGATCGTCGTCGCCCTCGACCCAAACACTCACGAGATCGCCTTCCAAGCGCCCGATCAACGTCACGGGCCAGTCGCTGACCGTGTCATCGTCTGCAGCGTCGTAGCGAAGGTCGAGCACGGGCGTGATGTGCCGTTTCTGGCCAGTCGGTGCCTTGATGACTGTTCCAGCAGAGAAGCGATCCGACATCAGAGGCATGAATCCGACCCACGCTTTCCCATCCGTCTCGACACTGGCCTCGATCTCGAAGTCGCCTCGAAGCAGTGGATTGAAAACCAGCACGGGTTCACCGGCCGCAAGCGATGTCTGCTGTGACGTGGCAGCTTCGGACGATGCTACGAATGTCCCAATCAGATCGTCGTCCTCGACGGACCAATCGCCGCTGGCGCTATCGAACAGCAGCAGATCGCTCGGTACGTCCACCCACTCGCCATCTGCGACCATCAGCTCGACAGCGAAGCGTGCTTCGGCCAGCCGACTCTCGACGAGTGCTCGACCAGCATCGCCCGGCGCTGTCTGATCGAGCGCGATCTCAAGCGTTGCTGCGGCCTCGACAGGCTCACCCCGGCCCATCGCGAGCAGAGCCTCATTGATGAGCTTCCGCTGTGGCGATGCATTGGCCTCAATCTCCGCCATCGCGCGTGTCGCGTTGTGGCCGAACGAGCGAAACGCGCGTCTTACATCTCGGGACGAGCCATGCTGCACGGCGAGGGTGGCGGCTTCATCCCACTCTCCGGCTGCCCAGGTAATCACGAGTCGCTGGTCTTTGAGCATTTGAACCAGCGCGCGACTACGTTGCGTGTCGCGTCGCTCGTGGTGCCGGATAAGGCCGTCGTACATCGCTTCGTAGTCAAGCTCACCGGACCACTGACGAAGAACTCGCCAGTCTCCGTCGTAGTCTTCAACGACGAGCTCCAGTGCCTCGAAAAGCTGGTACGGCGCAGCAGTGTCGAAGCGGCGAGTAGCGACGCCGGCGTTGCCGATTCGGATCATCGTCTCGTGTGTTCCGCCCCACCGCGGACGTTCAGAGAACAGCATGTAATCCCAGGCGCGGAGCCAATCGATCTGTGCGGCAGTCGACGCCTCGAACCAGTCGACCTCGTCTTTGTCAACGGCCCGTCCTGCACCCATCGCGACGTTCACAAGCTCTCCCGCTGCGTCTGGTAAGTCTGGACGAATCGCATGGGCCCGGGCGAAGGCATCCGCGGCGAGCGACGACTGCTCGTAGAACGTCGTCCAGCCATCGTCTGTCACGCTGTCTGCAAAGCCTCGGCCACGTGCGGCCCACGCCACCGTGATGTGGTAGTGCCCGCGAAGCATCAGCACTGCCCATGGATGGCGATCAGCTCGCGTGCCGTTCCGGCTTAGACGGGCAAGGGAACATCGAACTCGGATCGCTCGTTGACAGCTCGGAACAGCTCGGGCAACACATCAAGACCTGCAAGCAGCTCCTGACGTCGGTCGCCCTCGACACCCGCAAGGTTTCCGGCGGTCGAGAGGTTGGACAAGCGAATCGTCGACGCAGGCTGTTCGTTGCCGCTGCGGACTTCTAAGACGACGTCGTCTTGCCCGAACGCCAACTCGTTCGGGACGGCTGCCCACTGCGTGCCATCGGCGGCGAGGTCGAGATCGATCTCCGCGAGGATGCGTGCGTTGGTACCGCTGCCACGCGTGACGACCAGGAAGTCGCCCGCTGTGGCCGTGAGAACCTCGAGGTCGAATCGGATCGCTGCCGACTCGTTGAAGCTGACGTTCGGCACGACCCGGCGATTGCTTGACTGCCCGAGCGTCACCGGCTGCGTCAGGTCGAGCGCGGCCGGGGTTCGCGCAGTCCAGGTCGCGGGAAGCAGCGGCGTTACCCGCGGTTCCCACATCGCATGATCGAGCACCGGATCGATCGCCGACGACAGCAGCCGTCGCGTTTCCAGCCGTTCGATCATCCGCGGCCGCTTGCGCTCGTCCGCGTAACGACTCATCCGCACCGCGCGCGTCCCGTTTTCCATGGCAAAGCTCCGTGACAACTTCTTGCAAATGCGTCTCAACTTGTTTCGCACTTGCGCTGACGGCGCCCTCATAACACAAACGAGCGTTGTAAATCAACGAAATCCTTCAGAGTGTTCCCGCTTTACGCAGCAAGGTCGTAGCACGAGCCTGAAATCGCTCTTTGTTTGCTTCGCGTTAGTGCGACCAGTGCTGATAGCGGGCCGTCGGAATCACGCTGAGTCGTCGTAGCGGGGCACGACTCCACCGCTGGCATCGCTCGCGTAGGCGGCATCCACGCACGCCATTGTTCGAAGCGTGTCTCGCCAGTCGGTTGGCATCGCTGTGAGGCTGCCTTCGAGGTGACGTTGGACGTCGGCCATGGTGCCGATGAAGGCGTCGGGGAACCAGCTGTCTTGCAGCGATGCCGATAGCCACTCGCCGTCACCATTCTCGTCGAGAAGGCAGTAATCGAACGCATCCGGCACCCCGTCGGGGTAGTTCTGGAGCAGTCCCATCGTCGCCTTGATCGCGCCTCGCGTGCCTTCCCACTTGATGAAGCTCTGCTGGTGCTTCGTGCCGAAAATGTGGCCGTGATTGGTGAAGATGGTGGCCTGCACGTCATCGCCGAAGTCGAGCATCGCGGTCGTTCGGGTTGCGGCGAGCTTCGGCTGGGCCGGATTGCCAACCGTTTGACACCACACCCGCGACGGATCGCCGAAAAAGCTCCGAAGCAAGTCGACGTAGTGGATGCTGTGCTGCTGAATCTCCAGGCGCGGCAGCGGGACGACGTTGGGGAACCGATGCCACGGCGTGTTCACCTCGACGTGCACCTCCATGTGATGCAGCTGGCCGAGGTGCCCGGCGTCAATCAGGTGACGTGCAGCGACGACAAACGGCGCGTAACGAAGCTGGCAGTTCACCGCGAGGTTCAGCCTCTTGTCGCGGCAGACCGCGGCAATCTCGCGCGTCATCGCCGGGTCGTCGCCCATTGGCTTTTGCAGGAGCACGTGCGCCTCGTCGGGAAGCTTGGCAATCGTCGACGCGAATTGCGGCGACATGATCGCAATGTCGAAAACACACCGCTCCGGCACCGCCTCGACGGCTTGCTCCACCGTCTCAAACACGTTCGCAATGCCGTATTGCTTGGCGAGCGCCTCGGCCGGCGGGCGATCAATGTTGCAGATGCCGAAGACGGGGAAGCCTGCCTTGGCGTAGGCAGGCAAATGCGCGTCCCGGACGATGCCGCCAGCGCCGATGATCACGATCGGTGCCGGCGAAGTCGGAAGCTGGATCGATGTGTCGATCACCCTTGACCTCCGTCGAGCCGGTCGAGTCGTACCTGAGCGTCGGCCGTAAGAGTCGCGATATTGTCGTTGGAGTTGATCGTCGCTAGAACGAGCTCGTCGATCACGGTGGCGACTTTTGACCAGTCCGCTCGGCGTGGCAGCGTTCGGGCATTCTGGTGGATCGCCGCCAGCCGATTCGTGTATGGCACCTCGGCGTTCACGTCCGCGTCGGCCCACGTGCTCAGCCTGCAGCCGTTGCCGCCATTAAGTGTGAGACTCTTGTCCGCCTCGGC
This genomic interval carries:
- a CDS encoding beta-agarase, with protein sequence MIFNKLVVAAGAWLLCVGLAALPVRGQQMLEQGSVEEVEASGKSMPLLTFDADFDTTGVASPEATVSLAIDEQGLRVDTAIVDNQYPGITLSAPSGSWDLSAWRWVRLDVDNVGERDIRLGLRADNPGADDDVSLRMFVIADVPAGQKETISLPIYSTDWALPFLSQLVGMREAPGQSQIDPSQVEKFILFSVRPESNESFVVSNLRVQGEVTPIELSEFLPFIDRYGQYVHTEWPGKATSDDDLLAQVESEAADLAANSGPSSFNQYGGWADGPQLEATGHFRVTKREGMWWLVDPDGRLFFSTGPDCLNIRASGATGVEHRETYFEWLPPREGDELSEHYFVNESWAPHGFYKDKLPFTMFGFYNANLQRKYGDDWRDDFADLAHLRVRSWGMNTIAAWGDPLIYRRQKTAYTTHVWVSGARPIEGSTGYWGQFPDVFDPGFREAARESIAEYEQEQTDPWNIGYYVDNEMGWGDETSLAIAALTSPPDQAAKIELIKDLQINHRNIEALNAAWGTDYGSWDDMLQRQDEPPELDRARADLEPFYQKLCETYFRTIKEELKAVAPDKLYLGARFAWRNDVAVRASARYCDVVSYNAYQASVADLRLPKGIDRPLMIGEFNFMSGDTRGFGGPSISAIDQAHRGERYISYVEGALENPQIVGVHWFQYSDQSPAGRPDEENFNAGIVSLTDYPHAGLVDGIREIGYRMYDVRAAAMNAE
- a CDS encoding Gfo/Idh/MocA family oxidoreductase — translated: MIDTSIQLPTSPAPIVIIGAGGIVRDAHLPAYAKAGFPVFGICNIDRPPAEALAKQYGIANVFETVEQAVEAVPERCVFDIAIMSPQFASTIAKLPDEAHVLLQKPMGDDPAMTREIAAVCRDKRLNLAVNCQLRYAPFVVAARHLIDAGHLGQLHHMEVHVEVNTPWHRFPNVVPLPRLEIQQHSIHYVDLLRSFFGDPSRVWCQTVGNPAQPKLAATRTTAMLDFGDDVQATIFTNHGHIFGTKHQQSFIKWEGTRGAIKATMGLLQNYPDGVPDAFDYCLLDENGDGEWLSASLQDSWFPDAFIGTMADVQRHLEGSLTAMPTDWRDTLRTMACVDAAYASDASGGVVPRYDDSA
- a CDS encoding AraC family transcriptional regulator produces the protein MPNLDLDQLPQTPDWFVTAVREARRFVLPPDQVKRDGVLSGGVEVCGSSYLVERSAFPFTGIEFVASGDVLVQLGDQPPRTVGPGGLICYDATVPHQLRVASDGPAVKYFVDLQGPKLRKRLAQIGLPPGTIGDTVLPHRVLTLFEELIAAGMASGDHAGLACTALLEAMLHTLADSLRLLVTDQKSGERRAFVTYQRLRRTLETQALQVRSLSDVAATCGVTTSYACRLFRRFDRDSPHRRLLRVRMSHAAGRLRTGERVIDVARSLGYGDPAHFSRAFKQVFGASPTAVRLDPRPG
- a CDS encoding PQQ-dependent sugar dehydrogenase; translated protein: MLPRAFTVVAALTATASLACGQADLDGPVEQTGASPAAQGWTSVEVVGGLERPWGLAFLPDGSMLVTEKAGRLRVVDSGGNLVSEPVVGLPEIYSRGQGGLMDVVLHPEFEATRWVYLTHSAGTRNSNYTVMIRGKLSDDMTRLEDVERLFEVAEKKPGGQHFGSRILWLDDGTMLLSIGDGGNPPTEVDGKLARLHAQDLDSHLGKTLRLDEHGRPAPANPFMDDPDNYGGVFTYGHRNIQGMAIHPETRGVWATEHGARGGDELNLITRGTNYGWPLATYSIEYWGPRISNETSLDNAEDPVIVWTPCIAPSGLAFYTGDAIPEWQGDLFAGGLVLKQIRRIKFDDNGQPGEQETLQFPSRIRDVRNGPDGHLYVLTDETPGQVLRIEAR